The nucleotide window ATTCACAATGAAATTAAAAAACAAAAAATGAAATCGAAAATGCTCCTTCAGGTTCACGATGAACTTTTATTCGATGCGCACAATAGTGAGGTGGATGATTTGAAATCTCTTGTTAAAAACTTGATGGAGAATGCTATGCCTATGGCAGTTCCAATTTTAGTTGAAGTTGGTACCGGCGACAATTGGCTTGATGCACACTAGAAGAGTTCAAGTTCAAGTTCAGGTTCTAGGGCAAGTTTAGATTTATTTAGATAATATGAGTGAGTTTTAATTTTGAATTTTACTTATGAAAATTGATCACACAATCGTTAAGAAAATACTTTGCATTAAACCCCGTGGAATTGGTGATATCGTTCTATCCACAATAATTCTTGAAAATCTAAAGGCACATTTTACAAATGTGAAGATAGATTATTTAACCGAGCATTTTGCAGTAGATGCAGTTAGCGGCAACCCCCTTGTTAATAAAGTCATTTCAATGGATAAAACAGAATTTCCCCTTAAAGTTGCTTTGCGAATCAGAAAAGAAAAATATGATATGATCATTGATCTGTGGTCAAATCCGCGAAGTGCACAAATAACTTTTCTCTCTGGAGTTAAATATCGAGTTGGATATTCTTATCGCGGAAGAAAATATGCATATAATATTCACGGTACTTCAGAGAAAGGCATCCACCATTCAGCCGAACACAATCTTGAATTATTGAAAGTTATTAATGTTCCGATTATCAGTAAGCGAATTCATTTTTATGTGCGTGAAGAAGATAAATTATTTGCAGATAAATATTTTAAATCACAAAAGCTTTCAGACAAAATGGTAGTCGGTATCATTCCTGCAGGCGGCTGGGCTTCCAAAAGATGTGATGCGGCTAAGTGGATAGAAATTTGTAACTCTGTTTTACAAAAATATGATGTTCATTTTCTTCTCCTTTGGGGACCCGGAGATGAAGACGATGCACATAAAATTAAAACTGAATTAGAAGATAAAATTTCTTTAGCACCAAAGACTGATCTGCTTCAATTAACCGGCTTGATAAGTAAATGCGATATGATAATTGCAAATGACTCCGGTCCAATGCACATTTCCGCGGCTCTTGGTAAACCTACACTCGGAATTTTTGGTCCTACCAACCCGGCAGCTCACCGACCTTATTCTTCCAATTCAACTTTTATAAATAAAAAAGATTTGCACTGCATCATTTGCAACAAATTGTTTTGTCCATACGGACATGAATGCATGCTTGAACTTTCTGTTGATGAAGTGATAATAAAGTTAGAAACGATTGGCAAAGATATTCTGATCAGAAAATAAATTATTTCCGCATCGTATATGCTTCATCCAATAATTCAGTTAATCTTAAACCATACTTTTTAAGATTATAATTCTCCAGCGCATCCTCGCTTGCCTTCTTACCTAATTTATGTGCAAGAGTTTTATCATTAAAAAAAATTCTAATTGATTCAACAAGCTCTTCCGGATTTTTAATATCAAACAAAAATCCATTTTGCTCATGAATTATAAACTCATTATTGCCGGGAATGTTTGATACAATAATTGGTAGTCCTGCTGCAGCGGCTTCGAGCAGCGCAAGTGAAAACCCTTCCGAACGTGACGGCAGAACGAATACATCCATCGCTTTGTAATATTCATAAATATTATCAACAAATCCCGGAAGAATTAATCTATCGGAAGAAATTCCAAATGTTGCGGCGTAGTCAATCACTTCCTGCTGCATCTCAGTTGGAATCCCAATAATCAAAAGACAAAACTCCTGTTCGAGTTTAGAGAACGCTTCAAACAAAATATCAAACCCTTTCCTTTCTTTATGGAACCAACTCGAAACTCCGATTACAAACTTATTAATTATACCATATTGCTTTCTAATCTTGGTGCCGTCAACTGCAGAAATATTTTCAGGATATTCAGTTACGTTATAAATAACTCTCACACGGTTTTTTATTAATCCAGATCTAATTAAATCAGCAGCCACACCCATGCTGCAAGCCAATGTCATGTCGCAATAAAAATTATAAACTAAAGAACCAATAATTGGAAGCGATTTAGACATGTTTTGCCGGTAAGCAACATTAATAATTTTTTTACCTAACTTAGATTTGAGTGAGTTGCCTATTTTCCGATCAAGAGAATGATATGTAATACAAAAATCTGGTCTATTTATTTTAACATCAGATAATATTTGGTCGAATAACTGAGAATACTTTTGAGTGCTGTCAAACTCAATAGTTTTAATATTTTTTTCTTTGGCTCTTCTTTCGGTAAGAGAATTCTTTGAAACTATAATAGTAACATCGTTGCCTGACTCACTCAATACAGACGAACTTAGAATAGCCATTTTAGCACTTCCGGCATAGCCATCACCAAAACTGAACTGATAAATTTTATATTTCATTTAAAAGTGATTTATTAAGAATGATTCATATTTCTTATATTTCATTTAAGTAATGATAGAAAATCATACTTAAAACAAAATTAAGAATAAATAGATTTTAATCAGCATGACTAAAAAACAAATTCCATCCTGCAAAAGATTCACCGGTTATAAACCATGCTTTACTGATCACGATTGCTGGAGTAATGGCTGCAAAGATAATATTCCAATCGGCAAAAAATATTAATAATTAATCTTGATGCAATGGGTGATGTTTTAATGACCACTGCACAGCTTCCTGCTTTGAAAAAGAAATTTCCCGAATCAACAATTTATTGGGTCACTCTAAAAATTGCCGCTCCCCTGCTTCTCAATAATATGTATGTTGATAAAGTTTTTTCTTTTGACGCTGAATCAATTTTAATCCTTTCACAAATGGAATTTAATTTAATATTAAATGTGGATAAATCTCAGCGATCATGCTCATTGTTGAATGAGTTAAAATCTAAAAATAAATTGGGCTTCGGTCTCAATAGTGACGGTAAAATTATCCCTATGAATGAAGGAGCAAATTATAACTATCAGCTTGGAATGAACGATAATTTAAAGTTTAAATTGAATCAGAAAACCGGGCAGGAATATTTAGCTGAAACTTTCGAGCTTGATTTTAATAATGATGAATATGTTTTTGAATTTACCAAAGATGAAGAAATATTTATTGAGTCCTTTCGAAAAAAATTAAAACTTAAAAAGAACGACAAAGTAATCGGCTTCAACACAGGATGTTCCGAATTATATCCCAATAAAAAAATGACAGTTGAACAGCATATTTATTTAATTGATAAATTTTTGAAAAAGAAAAAGTACAAAATTATTTTGCTTGGCGGACCGGAAGATGAAAAAAGAAATTCCAAAATATATTCCCACTTAAAAGCAAAATAATTAACACTCCAACTAATGAAGGGGCCAGACGAGGTGCTTGTTATGAGGCTCTTGCTGATGTAATCATTACAGGCGACTCATTTGGGATGCATCTTGGAATTGCACTGAGAAAATTTATTATAGTTTGGTTTGGCGTTAGCTGCTGGAGTGAAATTGAATTATACAATCGCGGTGTAAAGCTCTTTCAAAATGATTTATTCTGCTCCCCCTGCTGGAAACGAAAATGTCCTTACAATCTTGAGTGCATTCAACAAATTGATTTAAATAGAATTATTACAGAAACAGAAAAGTTTTTCGCCGACTAAAATGTTCAATTATTTTTCTTTTGCCAAAAATATAAAGCGGCCATTAATTATGGATGGAGCTACAGGTAGTCTGCTCATTAAAATGGGCATTAAACCTGATCATAATTTATGGACTTCAGCGGCAAATATTTTCAATCCTGAAATAGTTTTCTCCTTACATAAAAAATATTTGAAGGCTGGGGCAGATATAATTACCACGAATACATTCAGGACTAATCCCGCGGCGGTAAAAAAATCCAATTTTGATCAAGCGCAGCTTGTAAAAAAAGGAGTTTTACTTGCTAAAAGTGCCGGAGAAAAATACAACGTATTAATTGCTGGTTCGAATCCACCTGCTGAAGATTGCTATCAGCAACAAAGGACTATCACACAAAAAGAATTAAAGTACAACCATCATAAACACATTTCTCAATTATTAGAATTCGGAAGTGATTTCGTTTTAAATGAAACTCAAAGTCATTTCGACGAAATAAAAATTATCAGCGAATATTCTTCAAAAAAAAATATTCCTTTTGTTGTAAGTCTGTTTATTGATCAAAAATTAAATTTGCTCTCCGGGGAAAATGTTTTCAAGATTATTGATTACCTGAATCATTCTCCACTGCTGGCAATAGGGATCAATTGTGTTTCACCTGATATATTTTTTCAAACCGTGAGTAAATTTTTTCGAAGAATGAATTGGGGTTTTTATTTAAACTGTGGAAAAAACGGTCACTCGTCCGGAAAAATAATTTGTTCAGTATCACCAGATGATTATCTTAAAACAGTAAAATTATCATTAGATAAATCTCCGTCTTTTATCGGAGCTTGCTGTGGTTCAACACCAAAGCATATTTCAAAACTAAAAAAATACTTCGATGGAAAAATTAATAATTCAAACACCGGCTAAAATAAATTTTGGTTTGCACGTAATCGAACAACGACCGGATAAATACCATAATATTGAGACAATATTTTATCCGATTAAATTATATGATACGCTAACTTTTGAAGAGTCAGACCATTTTGAGATAATTACGAATTCAAACGAATTGAATGAAAATAAATTTAATTTGATAGTCGAAGCCAAAGATTTGCTGCAATCTTATGATGATAAAAAGATGGAAATAAAAATCACACTCGATAAAAAAATTCCGATCGGCGGCGGTATGGGTGGTGGGAGTTCTGACGCAGCAGCAACATTAAAAGCGCTTATTAAACTTTATGATATTAATATAAGTGATGACCTGCTTAAAAAATTTGCTTTGCAGATAGGTTCTGATGTTCCGTTTTTTTTGAACCCCGTTCCTTCGCTCGGATATGCGCGCGGTGAGGACTTAATTCCGCTTGATAATTTCTTTATTGATTTTAATATTCTTTTAATCTATCCAAACTTCAATATATCTACCAAGTGGGCATTTGCTAAATTAAAGTTGAGTACACATAATTTTTCTTTAAGAAATTTCACTGAAGATCTTTGGAAGGATACAAAGAAAATGCGATCATTGATAAGAAATGATTTTGAACGTCGTGTTTTCAGCCATTTCCCGGTGCTTTCTGAAATTAAAAAGAAACTTTATTCCTTACACGCTCAGTATGCCTTAATGACCGGAACGGGTTCAACAATTTTTGCACTATTTAAGAATAAGGACGAAGCTGCAAATGCGAAAGCAATTTTCGAAGAAAAGTTCTTCACCTTTCTTCAACTTCGCGGGAAAAATTAGCTCACAACATTCTCCGTATACTCAACAAATCCTTTCGTAGCATTAATTCTGATCATTGCCCCGAATGGTACGGTTAATTTATCAGCAATATGACCGTGCGGAAAATTATAAACTATTGGTTTGCCAAGATGTCCGAAGTAATGATCCATAACTTCACCCAAAGTCAGTGATCGTTTTGACGGATCGTTTTCATAACACTCCGCAAACCGCCCAATTAATACCGACTTAATCTGCTGAAATATTTTAGTAAGCCGAAGATGATTCAACATTCGATCTATTTTATACGGCATTTCTCCAATATCTTCAAGCAGAAGAATTTTATCTTTCATATTAGGCAGAAAACTTGTCCCAATTAAAGAATTAATCAGCGATAGATTTCCACCCACCAACCTGCCGGATGCTATTCCCTTAACTAATGTTCTTATCTTCATCTCATCGGATAATTTGACTTTCCCAATTTTTTTATTCGTAGTTACTAAAGTCCAAAACATTTCTTCGGTGAATGCGCTGACAGGGTCAATAAAATCAACTGCCGGCATTGGTCCGCCAAAAGTAATCAAACCGGACTTTTCGAGGAAAGCCATTTGCAGTGCTGTTATATCTGAATAGCCAACAAATATCTTTGGATTTTTCTGAATCAATTTATAATTTATTTTATCAAGCAATCGGGGTGAACCGTAACCGCCTCGTAAACAGAAAATTGCTTTTACATTTTTGTTCTCAAACATTGAGTGAAGGTCAGATAATCTTTCATCATCTGAGCCGGCGAGGTACCCATAGTACTGACCGACATTTTTCCCGACCTCAACTTTATAAGAGTTTTTTTCAAAGTATTTTACGCTTTTCTCAATCCTTGAAAAATCGTCAGGCGTTGAAGCCGGGGAAATTAAACCAATTAAATCCCCTTTTTGAAGCCGCTTTGGTTTCTGAATTCTCATTTAACATCCCGTTTTATTATTTTGGTAATCACTTAAATGAAAATAATCAACGGATGATACTCTTCCAACAGATACATTCAACAAATTCAAATAATTAAAAAAAATGAAGAATATAATTTTGAACCGATCTTTAGCTGTCAATAATCAGCATTTAAAAGAAAAAATTAAAAAAATTAAAATGGTTTTAACAGATAATGATGGTGTTTTGACTGACAATGGAGTTTATTATTCTGCGAATGGTGAATTTATGAAACGCTTTTCGATTCGTGATGGAATGGGAATTGAGCGATTAAGAGAAATTCTTGGAATTGAAACCGGAATTTTAACAGGAGAAAATTCTGAAGCGATACGCCGTCGCGCTGAAAAATTGGCAATTACAAATCTGTACCTGGGTGTAAAAGATAAATTGGAAGTGCTTCAAATTATTTTGAAGAAACATCAATTGAGAAGTGAAGAGATTGCCTATATCGGAGATGATGTTAACGATTACAATATTATTAAAGAGGTTGGTTTTTCTGCTTCACCTGCTGACGGTATGCCGTTCATAAAAGAAATTGTAGATTATGTATGCGAAGCCAGAAGCGGAAATGGAGCGTTCAGAGAATTAGCTGAATTGATTATTGCCGTCCAAAAATCCTGATCAAAAATATTTGATGATTGATAGTATTTTTTTAATTCTTAACTGTAATGGTTATTGATCCGGGTTTTACAATTCCCTGAACCTGAACATTTGTTCTTCCGTTCTTTCCAATTTCAGTTCCGGTTCCTGTAATTACAACTCTGTTTCGATCCGGCTGAATTTTTACCTTAATTTTTCCCAACACATACTTTTTAAAAAAAGAAGAGGTTTCAAATCCGGTGTAATCTAATCCCCCGCCCTGCAGTTCTTTTGGTTTCTTGTAATAAACTTGTGCATCAACTGCGATGTAAGTAACATCGTGAGCTACCAAATCTCTATTGGCATCCGAAGCATTTGACTTGAATAAACTTATCCCAAAATAAATTGCAACCGCAACGATAATAGCTCCCAATACGATTAAATACATCTGTTGTGTGCCCATTTTAATTCCTTTATTTTTTTGATGAATTAATTTTAATCATAAAAGTAAAACGATGTAAAGTAAATTATTTACAGAAGTAATTTAATCAAACTCATTTTAACTATTACAATTTGTTTTCCCAAAGCGGAATAAAACCTGATCGTCTCACTACATATTGACCGGATGGTGAAAGCACCCAATCAATAAAATTTTTCACAACTCCGCCGGGAGTTTTTACAACAAAGAAATGTAAATATCGAATAATCGGATAAGAATCATTTCGTACATTTTTTTCTAAAGGTTCTATACCTTCAATCATTACATTAAATACATTGCCTTTGTACCCCATTCCACCATAACCAATTGCATTATCATTTTCCGAAACATTTTGGACTATATCCTTTGTTGTTGGTTCAACAATGGATGTAGTAGTATATTTTTCTCCTTCAAGTACATGGTCTTTGAAATATAGGTATGTGCCGGAATTTGGATTTCGAATCACCGGAATGATTGATTTGTCTTCACCACCGAGATTTTTCCAATTATTTATTTT belongs to Ignavibacteriales bacterium and includes:
- a CDS encoding glycosyltransferase family 9 protein translates to MKIDHTIVKKILCIKPRGIGDIVLSTIILENLKAHFTNVKIDYLTEHFAVDAVSGNPLVNKVISMDKTEFPLKVALRIRKEKYDMIIDLWSNPRSAQITFLSGVKYRVGYSYRGRKYAYNIHGTSEKGIHHSAEHNLELLKVINVPIISKRIHFYVREEDKLFADKYFKSQKLSDKMVVGIIPAGGWASKRCDAAKWIEICNSVLQKYDVHFLLLWGPGDEDDAHKIKTELEDKISLAPKTDLLQLTGLISKCDMIIANDSGPMHISAALGKPTLGIFGPTNPAAHRPYSSNSTFINKKDLHCIICNKLFCPYGHECMLELSVDEVIIKLETIGKDILIRK
- a CDS encoding glycosyltransferase; amino-acid sequence: MKYKIYQFSFGDGYAGSAKMAILSSSVLSESGNDVTIIVSKNSLTERRAKEKNIKTIEFDSTQKYSQLFDQILSDVKINRPDFCITYHSLDRKIGNSLKSKLGKKIINVAYRQNMSKSLPIIGSLVYNFYCDMTLACSMGVAADLIRSGLIKNRVRVIYNVTEYPENISAVDGTKIRKQYGIINKFVIGVSSWFHKERKGFDILFEAFSKLEQEFCLLIIGIPTEMQQEVIDYAATFGISSDRLILPGFVDNIYEYYKAMDVFVLPSRSEGFSLALLEAAAAGLPIIVSNIPGNNEFIIHEQNGFLFDIKNPEELVESIRIFFNDKTLAHKLGKKASEDALENYNLKKYGLRLTELLDEAYTMRK
- a CDS encoding homocysteine S-methyltransferase family protein gives rise to the protein MDGATGSLLIKMGIKPDHNLWTSAANIFNPEIVFSLHKKYLKAGADIITTNTFRTNPAAVKKSNFDQAQLVKKGVLLAKSAGEKYNVLIAGSNPPAEDCYQQQRTITQKELKYNHHKHISQLLEFGSDFVLNETQSHFDEIKIISEYSSKKNIPFVVSLFIDQKLNLLSGENVFKIIDYLNHSPLLAIGINCVSPDIFFQTVSKFFRRMNWGFYLNCGKNGHSSGKIICSVSPDDYLKTVKLSLDKSPSFIGACCGSTPKHISKLKKYFDGKINNSNTG
- the ispE gene encoding 4-(cytidine 5'-diphospho)-2-C-methyl-D-erythritol kinase: MEKLIIQTPAKINFGLHVIEQRPDKYHNIETIFYPIKLYDTLTFEESDHFEIITNSNELNENKFNLIVEAKDLLQSYDDKKMEIKITLDKKIPIGGGMGGGSSDAAATLKALIKLYDINISDDLLKKFALQIGSDVPFFLNPVPSLGYARGEDLIPLDNFFIDFNILLIYPNFNISTKWAFAKLKLSTHNFSLRNFTEDLWKDTKKMRSLIRNDFERRVFSHFPVLSEIKKKLYSLHAQYALMTGTGSTIFALFKNKDEAANAKAIFEEKFFTFLQLRGKN
- a CDS encoding LD-carboxypeptidase, which encodes MRIQKPKRLQKGDLIGLISPASTPDDFSRIEKSVKYFEKNSYKVEVGKNVGQYYGYLAGSDDERLSDLHSMFENKNVKAIFCLRGGYGSPRLLDKINYKLIQKNPKIFVGYSDITALQMAFLEKSGLITFGGPMPAVDFIDPVSAFTEEMFWTLVTTNKKIGKVKLSDEMKIRTLVKGIASGRLVGGNLSLINSLIGTSFLPNMKDKILLLEDIGEMPYKIDRMLNHLRLTKIFQQIKSVLIGRFAECYENDPSKRSLTLGEVMDHYFGHLGKPIVYNFPHGHIADKLTVPFGAMIRINATKGFVEYTENVVS
- a CDS encoding HAD-IIIA family hydrolase; the encoded protein is MKNIILNRSLAVNNQHLKEKIKKIKMVLTDNDGVLTDNGVYYSANGEFMKRFSIRDGMGIERLREILGIETGILTGENSEAIRRRAEKLAITNLYLGVKDKLEVLQIILKKHQLRSEEIAYIGDDVNDYNIIKEVGFSASPADGMPFIKEIVDYVCEARSGNGAFRELAELIIAVQKS
- a CDS encoding phosphate ABC transporter substrate-binding protein: MKRNIFIITVLLFLNSCSYKNIDGNVIRIAGSDTMLELTSLLAEEYMNEHPGVSIHVEGGGTAKGIEILINNQIDICTASRNLEPEETKALTEYYGSLGLVFLIAKDALSIYLHPDNPVKNLTMKQLKEIFTGKINNWKNLGGEDKSIIPVIRNPNSGTYLYFKDHVLEGEKYTTTSIVEPTTKDIVQNVSENDNAIGYGGMGYKGNVFNVMIEGIEPLEKNVRNDSYPIIRYLHFFVVKTPGGVVKNFIDWVLSPSGQYVVRRSGFIPLWENKL